In a genomic window of Maridesulfovibrio ferrireducens:
- a CDS encoding biotin attachment protein, giving the protein MLNIKELLEEIKASPYEEVEISVPHTGRVEFADLKVGDKVSGPSGEWKEKPGTVLAKLTRERNTKNIPAPEKGEIVSIRHDLEGKFVEAGEVLLKIRHFLSKEEVIQLILKKALFLFNAPEKAKYYFTPEIDTKIKGSGERSVKVREGLELFIVSRMKRETPLNYAGPEGLIYAVYFHNGDNVDAGQALIGVCPADQLKHIQEVVNRVQSEWEERD; this is encoded by the coding sequence ATGTTGAATATTAAAGAGCTGCTTGAAGAAATTAAGGCTTCTCCTTACGAAGAAGTTGAGATTTCCGTTCCGCATACCGGAAGGGTTGAGTTTGCTGATCTTAAAGTTGGTGATAAAGTAAGTGGTCCTTCCGGAGAATGGAAAGAAAAGCCCGGAACTGTGCTCGCTAAGTTGACTAGAGAAAGAAATACTAAAAATATTCCTGCTCCTGAAAAAGGTGAAATTGTTTCTATCAGACATGACCTTGAAGGTAAGTTTGTTGAAGCAGGTGAAGTTCTTCTTAAGATTCGTCATTTTCTCTCTAAGGAAGAAGTGATACAGCTTATTTTGAAGAAAGCGCTTTTTCTTTTCAATGCACCTGAAAAGGCTAAATATTATTTTACCCCTGAAATCGATACAAAGATTAAAGGTTCCGGAGAACGCTCCGTAAAAGTTCGCGAAGGGCTTGAGCTTTTTATTGTTTCGCGCATGAAAAGAGAAACTCCTTTGAATTATGCAGGTCCGGAAGGTCTTATTTACGCTGTTTATTTTCATAACGGCGATAATGTTGATGCTGGTCAGGCTCTTATCGGAGTTTGCCCTGCTGATCAGCTTAAGCACATTCAGGAAGTTGTAAATCGCGTTCAAAGTGAGTGGGAAGAAAGAGACTAA